Proteins encoded in a region of the Carassius gibelio isolate Cgi1373 ecotype wild population from Czech Republic chromosome B5, carGib1.2-hapl.c, whole genome shotgun sequence genome:
- the LOC127957722 gene encoding junctional adhesion molecule A-like, with the protein MLTFVFVCLAISVTGLRAFTVTVANPSVQVKENEGVDLKCTYSSDFGTSPRVEWKFRDLKGSQTLVYFDNQPTGNYAGRITVYDGGLRFNKVTRADNGNYDCEVSGNTGYDEKTIKLTVLVPPSKPVSRIPSSVRTGSNARLTCFDTDGSPPSSYKWYKDNILLPEDPTLSSNFKNLTYKMDVKNGNLDFARVSKLDTGSYFCEASNGEGAPQRGDAMRMEVHDLNVGGIVAAVIIALLAVGLLLFGLWFARKKGYLPSKFLLHKCVCLRAIERE; encoded by the exons ATGTTGACCTTTGTCTTTGTGTGCCTCGCTATTTCAGTCACAG GACTGCGTGCTTTTACGGTTACTGTTGCTAATCCCTCAGTACAGGTGAAAGAGAATGAGG GAGTTGACTTGAAATGTACCTACAGTTCTGACTTTGGGACATCACCCAGAGTAGAATGGAAGTTCAGGGATCTCAAGGGATCTCAAACATTGGTCTACTTTGATAACCAGCCAACTG gGAACTATGCAGGCCGTATCACAGTGTATGATGGAGGACTGAGATTTAACAAGGTGACACGAGCAGACAACGGAAACTATGATTGTGAGGTGTCTGGAAATACTGGATATGACGAGAAGACCATCAAACTCACAGTCCTTG TGCCTCCTTCCAAGCCTGTATCCAGAATCCCTTCATCCGTCAGGACAGGCAGTAACGCTCGCCTGACCTGCTTCGACACAGATGGCTCCCCTCCATCCAGCTATAAGTGGTACAAAGACAACATTCTCCTCCCCGAGGATCCAACCTTGTCCTCCAATTTTAAGAACCTCACTTACAAGATGGATGTTAAAAATGGTAACCTG GACTTTGCGAGAGTATCTAAGTTGGATACCGGTTCATATTTCTGTGAGGCCAGTAATGGAGAAGGCGCCCCTCAGCGTGGAGATGCAATGCGCATGGAAGTCC atGATCTAAATGTTGGTGGCATTGTTGCGGCAGTTATTATTGCTTTGCTGGCAGTTGGATTGCTCCTCTTTGGTCTTTGGTTTGCCAGAAAAAAGGGATATCTGCCAAGTAAGTTCTTActgcataagtgtgtgtgtttgagagcgattgagagagagtaa
- the usf1l gene encoding upstream transcription factor 1, like, whose product MSSERLLLSTNRNHNSPDPEDSPILQDGIAETADDPLAITAIQSAAAFSTDQQIKYLVKTEGAGRQVTYRVIHLADGQVEGQADGAAAVSVVTGFPTVTQAATPHVTQAVISQSESLEGETSETQYYYPATISDTTASTMVTNLHTADSVLSQPTSGGQLYVMMTPQEVLATPQSKSGTPRASRDDKRKAQHNEVERRRRDKINNWIVQLSKTIPDCTVDATKNGQSKGGILSKACDYIQELRQSNARLEEELNSVDRLRMDNQLLKQEMEEWKSKNQMIRAQLRQHGIAAASMDSQ is encoded by the exons ATGTCGTCTGAACGTTTGCTGCTATCGACAAACAG aAACCATAATAGCCCTGATCCTGAAGATTCTCCCATACTGCAAGACG GTATTGCTGAAACAGCAGATGACCCTCTGGCTATCACAGCCATCCAGTCAGCTGCCGCATTCTCCACAGATCAGCAAATTAAGTATCTTGTAAAAACGGAAGGAGCAGGGCGACAG GTGACATACCGGGTGATCCACTTGGCTGATGGGCAGGTAGAAGGACAGGCAGATGGGGCAGCAGCAGTCAGTGTGGTGACTGGGTTTCCCACAGTAACTCAGGCAGCCACACCACATGTAACCCAG gcTGTGATCTCGCAGTCTGAGAGTCTAGAGGGAGAGACGTCTGAGACTCAATACTACTATCCTGCCACCATCTCTGACACCACTGCCAGCACCATGGTCACCAATCTCCACACAGCAGATTCTGTACTATCTCAACCAACCTCTGGAG GTCAACTCTATGTAATGATGACACCTCAGGAAGTTCTAGCCACACCACAGAG TAAGTCGGGAACTCCGCGTGCTTCCAGGGATGACAAGCGGAAGGCTCAACACAATGAAG tgGAACGTAGACGGAGGGACAAGATCAACAACTGGATTGTCCAGCTTTCCAAAACAATTCCTGACTGCACTGTGGATGCAACCAAAAATGGTCAA AGTAAAGGTGGGATCTTGTCTAAGGCATGTGACTATATCCAAGAGCTGCGTCAGAGCAATGCAAGACTGGAGGAGGAACTTAATTCTGTGGATCGACTGAGAATGGACAACCAGCTTCTCAAACAAGAG ATGGAAGAGTGGAAATCAAAGAATCAGATGATCAGAGCCCAGTTAAGACAGCACGGCATAGCGGCTGCATCAATGGACTCTCAGTGA